From Brevinematia bacterium, the proteins below share one genomic window:
- the miaB gene encoding tRNA (N6-isopentenyl adenosine(37)-C2)-methylthiotransferase MiaB: MKFFIETYGCQMNLSDSFELKKLLEDNGLEESQSEEEADAIIVNTCSVRNTAEERVFGRLGFLKGLKNKKPNLKIYVIGCMAQLWGKELFSKAPHIDGVFGTYNRSKVVQHLLAKDSYVVDVSMDRYEFLPPSVDYQFPFKASVTVIHGCNHACTYCVVPKTRGREVSRPLNEIVENIKKLVDEGVVDVQLLGQNINSYGRDIGTSFKELLKEVNKIEGLRRISFLTSHPVNFTEDLIDTISELDKVYRYFHLPVQSGSNKILKLMRRGYTREKYLKLIEYLRKKIPDASVSTDIIVGFPYETEEDFNSTLDLVKEVRFDFAYMFVFNPRRGTISAEMQEQVPEEIKTERIQKLVALQHSISKENNLKDIGKEFEILVEEKGRYKGQLLGRTRYNKIVAFEGRENLIGKFIKVRVERLSGNTLIGKVVVKC; encoded by the coding sequence GTAAATACCTGTAGTGTGAGAAACACTGCAGAAGAGAGAGTATTTGGAAGGCTAGGATTCCTTAAAGGGCTGAAGAACAAAAAGCCAAATCTAAAAATATACGTGATTGGGTGTATGGCTCAGTTGTGGGGGAAAGAGTTGTTTAGCAAAGCTCCACACATAGACGGTGTTTTCGGAACATACAATCGTAGCAAAGTAGTTCAACACCTTCTTGCTAAAGACAGTTATGTCGTTGATGTTAGTATGGATAGATACGAATTTCTTCCACCTTCCGTTGATTACCAATTTCCGTTTAAGGCTTCCGTAACGGTGATTCACGGCTGTAATCATGCTTGCACTTACTGTGTAGTTCCCAAAACTAGAGGCAGGGAGGTAAGCAGACCGTTAAACGAAATAGTTGAAAATATAAAGAAATTGGTTGATGAAGGAGTAGTTGATGTCCAGCTTCTTGGTCAAAATATAAACTCCTATGGCAGAGATATTGGCACAAGTTTTAAAGAACTCTTGAAGGAGGTAAATAAAATAGAAGGACTAAGGAGAATAAGCTTTTTAACCTCTCATCCAGTAAACTTTACCGAGGATCTTATAGATACTATCTCCGAACTTGATAAGGTGTATAGATATTTCCATCTGCCAGTCCAGAGTGGTTCCAACAAGATTCTTAAACTTATGAGGAGAGGGTATACTCGCGAAAAATACCTAAAGTTGATTGAATATCTTAGAAAAAAAATACCCGATGCATCAGTTTCAACAGATATAATTGTTGGTTTCCCTTATGAAACCGAAGAGGATTTTAACTCTACTTTGGATCTAGTTAAAGAGGTAAGATTTGACTTTGCGTATATGTTTGTATTTAACCCTAGAAGAGGCACAATATCAGCGGAAATGCAAGAACAGGTTCCAGAAGAAATAAAAACTGAGAGGATACAGAAACTTGTAGCACTACAACATTCCATAAGCAAAGAAAATAACCTAAAGGATATTGGGAAGGAATTTGAGATATTGGTTGAAGAAAAAGGGAGATACAAAGGGCAACTTTTGGGTAGAACTAGATACAACAAAATCGTTGCATTTGAGGGGAGAGAGAACCTCATAGGTAAGTTTATTAAGGTTAGAGTAGAAAGACTTTCGGGAAATACTTTAATAGGTAAAGTTGTAGTAAAATGCTAA
- the cutA gene encoding divalent-cation tolerance protein CutA has protein sequence MIVVICTIPSGKGKELAEKVIEARLVACVNIIQNVQSIYHWQGKIERDSEDLLVMKTKKELFEKLRDFIKSNHPYTVPEIVALNVENVNREYLEWLNKETISP, from the coding sequence ATGATAGTAGTTATATGCACAATTCCATCGGGTAAAGGAAAAGAACTTGCCGAAAAAGTTATTGAAGCAAGGCTAGTAGCTTGTGTCAATATCATACAAAATGTTCAAAGTATTTATCACTGGCAAGGTAAAATAGAAAGAGACAGTGAGGATCTACTAGTAATGAAGACCAAAAAAGAACTTTTTGAAAAGCTCCGTGATTTCATAAAATCAAATCATCCCTACACAGTTCCTGAAATAGTTGCACTAAACGTTGAGAATGTAAACCGAGAGTATCTGGAATGGCTAAACAAAGAGACAATTTCTCCATAG
- a CDS encoding DUF2905 domain-containing protein encodes MAEIGKFFLILGLAIAFVGILFMLLPKIDFKGLPGDIFIKKDNFVFFFPIVTSIVLSILLSIVLTVIFSLFRK; translated from the coding sequence ATGGCAGAGATAGGTAAATTCTTCCTTATCCTAGGTTTGGCTATTGCCTTTGTAGGAATCCTTTTTATGCTCCTGCCTAAAATTGATTTCAAGGGGCTTCCAGGAGATATTTTCATAAAAAAAGATAACTTTGTGTTTTTCTTCCCCATTGTCACAAGTATCGTATTGAGTATTTTACTAAGCATAGTATTGACCGTAATATTCTCTCTGTTTAGAAAGTAA
- a CDS encoding polymer-forming cytoskeletal protein, which produces MPKEHIIDEKNINTVLAEDISFKGTLKFSTSLMIKGVFEGEIDATGHLVVGPKALVRAQIKAATITNYGEIVGNVEATEKLEMISGAKLTGDIKTPDLYIESGCIFNGNCSMPAKEPKVQTNVKEKL; this is translated from the coding sequence ATGCCAAAAGAACATATCATTGATGAAAAAAACATTAATACTGTTCTTGCTGAAGATATATCTTTCAAGGGTACTTTGAAGTTTTCAACTTCCTTGATGATAAAGGGCGTGTTTGAAGGAGAAATTGATGCAACAGGTCATCTTGTAGTAGGACCTAAAGCTCTAGTAAGAGCTCAAATAAAGGCTGCTACTATTACCAATTACGGGGAGATAGTTGGAAATGTCGAGGCTACGGAAAAGCTAGAAATGATAAGTGGTGCTAAACTAACGGGTGATATAAAGACCCCAGACCTTTACATTGAATCTGGTTGTATTTTCAACGGTAACTGTTCCATGCCCGCTAAAGAACCAAAAGTACAGACTAATGTCAAGGAGAAACTCTAA